One window of the SAR324 cluster bacterium genome contains the following:
- a CDS encoding magnetochrome domain-containing protein yields the protein MNIAEWIMAAGVTFAISVLMFSVFQNDPWKDHVYEQAPAIVAGTPSPHKAGREKMACASCHAIVDPSVAGRNQIIPPIVDGAAIPISHKDGRHKQACSMCHQIISRKVAAETRKSTPAAIETRPNTPTAITVAQVQVVMPATPDAAVWDPEWHESFGLTRFQGKIVRIVEKAGAYQTDNINILVDNKISTPTWYNVAPGWFLQEQKCSLDFGMFVKGVAFQDMAATTEMQYVKTLSVNGQFCDIRDKEMIGFWETGAMFDEE from the coding sequence TTGAATATTGCCGAATGGATTATGGCCGCAGGAGTTACCTTTGCCATAAGTGTATTGATGTTCTCGGTGTTCCAAAATGATCCATGGAAAGATCATGTTTATGAGCAGGCACCTGCGATTGTAGCCGGTACACCGTCGCCTCATAAAGCCGGGCGAGAAAAAATGGCTTGTGCGAGTTGCCATGCGATCGTGGACCCAAGTGTTGCTGGACGTAATCAAATTATACCACCCATTGTTGATGGAGCGGCCATTCCAATTTCTCATAAGGATGGACGTCACAAGCAGGCCTGTTCCATGTGTCATCAAATCATAAGCAGAAAAGTTGCCGCTGAAACCCGGAAAAGCACTCCCGCCGCCATTGAAACCAGACCAAACACGCCCACGGCAATTACAGTGGCTCAGGTCCAGGTCGTAATGCCCGCGACCCCGGATGCGGCAGTCTGGGACCCGGAATGGCATGAGAGTTTTGGACTGACTCGCTTTCAAGGAAAAATTGTTCGTATTGTAGAAAAGGCAGGGGCCTATCAAACTGATAATATAAACATTCTGGTAGATAACAAAATTAGCACACCGACATGGTACAATGTAGCACCAGGCTGGTTTTTACAAGAACAAAAATGCTCTCTTGATTTTGGAATGTTTGTAAAAGGTGTTGCCTTTCAAGACATGGCCGCAACAACGGAAATGCAATATGTAAAAACACTCTCAGTCAATGGGCAATTCTGCGATATTCGCGATAAAGAAATGATTGGCTTCTGGGAAACTGGTGCTATGTTCGATGAAGAGTGA
- a CDS encoding homocysteine S-methyltransferase family protein: MNFLEALKQQVIVLDGAMGTMIQNLELGHDAFGGAAFGMLSDMLSFSHPDAIQKIHLAYFRSGAHAVETNTFGATPLRLQEYDFSQLDTSAFAPIPHGFDLNRISYEEMAYAMSRVGAEIAVRAKAVYQKEADYDGRPLFVIGSIGPSNTVLSSTSANLRKGTWAQVESNFYHQVLGLIDGGADVLLYETQQDILEVKAAVAGGLRAMSEKKIRLPIMVQVTVDQFCKMQIFNTDIHAALTTVQGIGIDVFGINCSIGPDLMRPTVEKLSRYSKLPISVIPNAGLPTSENGKTVYKQTPQDLARHLSQFVKELGVNIVGGCCGTTPAYIKAISDAVRGITPVSRKLDSRVYLSGPQQAVAVDSTSNLIRIGERLNVRGSKKVKDAVENPAGVINFDELEEVVNEQVKDLGVDIIDVCMDSNVVSTPEVLPKVIQAMTLDFSGAMCLDSFDVDALKNAIQVYPGRPIVNSISLEEYAPGLSKIDALVPETKFHHPLYIALATDLEGPALTADKKVELATKIMEACAVHGVTPDQLLIDVNAFPIGAESIEGMNFSMESLNSIPRIKALHPDIKTTIGVGNLTNGLAKKPYMRLVLTSIFLDEGRKRGLDAAIVNPNHYVPVESIDPKDYELGLKVVLERDMEAFARLEEIAEIKKGGTVTKKQTYEDLPDTTAICEKIKDGFKERIGGSVTVEGFTYEYQDKIVEQAARVIQHMQPLDLINQHLMKAMQELGDRFGAGEVSLPHLLKSADVMKHVMGFLESFMKRNTVGDGGISYKGTIVLGTVYQDVHSIGKDLAKTLFENYGYRVIDLGVQVPLEKFIETAREHQADAIGMSALLVQTSNHMITVSRMVQEAGFSIPLLIGGAPVNRRHAGYVAMAGQEDLKAIKPDVFYCASAMDGVNIIKALQSAEKEQFIEKNREELKTYYERARKQSEKTESLLNTLPRRTVAFDKYQAPPVKYGVTAWQLPLSKLPLDEKTLYALNWRLGRRDSWEKKGLTPESVDAMKRKWITLCEAKQWLVPQGHIGLFPCQSDGDEVLVYAPEDLTQEIARIDFTVVLGKGNQDKFSAAQFYHPVSSGKYDVIGFQISTGGNLAEQQIETFKAEGDTESAMLLQGLSDRVAEDMAEWLHEKLRELTSTVQRTGARYSPGYPGITNLQNNRTLYQLIQADKLGIRLTDAHEFIPTGTTGAVVCFHPEADYS; this comes from the coding sequence ATGAATTTTCTGGAAGCGTTGAAACAACAGGTGATCGTACTGGATGGTGCGATGGGAACCATGATTCAAAACCTTGAACTGGGCCATGATGCCTTTGGGGGCGCTGCGTTTGGCATGCTGTCGGACATGCTCAGTTTTTCCCATCCTGATGCCATTCAAAAAATTCATCTGGCCTATTTCCGCTCCGGCGCTCATGCGGTTGAAACCAATACCTTTGGCGCCACACCTCTCCGGCTTCAGGAATATGATTTCAGTCAACTTGATACCAGTGCGTTTGCGCCAATTCCGCACGGATTTGATTTGAACCGGATTTCCTATGAAGAAATGGCCTATGCCATGAGTCGGGTTGGGGCTGAGATTGCCGTCAGGGCAAAGGCTGTCTATCAAAAAGAAGCGGATTATGATGGACGACCACTGTTTGTGATTGGGTCCATTGGTCCGTCCAATACGGTGCTTTCCAGCACCAGTGCCAATCTGCGCAAAGGAACCTGGGCGCAGGTGGAATCCAATTTTTATCATCAGGTGCTGGGATTGATTGACGGTGGTGCCGATGTGCTGTTGTATGAAACCCAGCAGGATATTCTGGAAGTGAAAGCGGCCGTGGCGGGTGGACTTCGTGCCATGAGTGAAAAAAAGATCAGACTGCCCATCATGGTGCAGGTCACGGTGGATCAATTTTGTAAAATGCAGATTTTCAACACCGATATTCATGCCGCGTTGACCACTGTGCAGGGAATTGGCATTGATGTGTTCGGCATCAACTGTTCCATTGGTCCTGACCTGATGCGTCCTACGGTGGAAAAGCTTTCACGTTATTCAAAACTGCCGATTTCTGTCATACCCAATGCAGGTTTGCCCACTTCTGAAAATGGCAAAACTGTTTACAAGCAAACCCCGCAGGATCTGGCCCGGCATCTGAGCCAATTTGTCAAGGAACTGGGCGTCAACATTGTGGGTGGTTGCTGTGGTACCACTCCGGCGTATATCAAGGCGATTTCAGATGCGGTTCGGGGAATCACCCCTGTTTCCAGAAAACTGGATTCCCGTGTTTATTTGTCAGGCCCCCAACAGGCGGTGGCGGTGGACAGTACCAGCAATCTGATCCGGATCGGTGAGCGTCTCAATGTGCGTGGCTCCAAAAAAGTAAAAGATGCCGTGGAAAATCCGGCAGGGGTGATCAATTTTGATGAACTGGAAGAAGTGGTCAATGAACAGGTCAAGGATTTGGGCGTGGACATTATTGACGTGTGCATGGATTCCAATGTTGTCAGCACTCCCGAGGTTCTGCCCAAAGTCATTCAGGCCATGACTCTGGATTTTTCAGGAGCCATGTGTCTGGATTCCTTCGATGTGGACGCACTCAAAAACGCGATTCAGGTTTATCCGGGACGTCCGATCGTGAATTCCATTTCCCTTGAGGAATATGCGCCGGGACTGAGCAAGATTGACGCGTTGGTGCCAGAAACAAAATTCCATCATCCCCTTTATATCGCTCTGGCGACTGACCTGGAAGGCCCCGCACTCACCGCGGACAAAAAAGTTGAACTGGCTACAAAAATCATGGAAGCCTGCGCGGTTCATGGCGTCACTCCTGACCAACTGCTGATTGACGTGAACGCATTTCCGATTGGCGCGGAGTCGATTGAAGGCATGAATTTTTCGATGGAATCGCTCAATTCCATTCCACGGATCAAGGCACTGCATCCTGATATTAAAACAACCATTGGGGTGGGCAATCTCACCAATGGTCTGGCAAAAAAACCATACATGCGACTGGTTCTCACCTCCATTTTTCTGGATGAGGGACGCAAACGCGGACTGGATGCGGCCATTGTGAATCCGAACCATTATGTGCCTGTGGAAAGTATTGACCCCAAAGACTATGAACTGGGACTCAAAGTCGTTCTGGAACGTGATATGGAAGCGTTTGCCCGGCTTGAAGAAATCGCGGAAATTAAAAAAGGCGGGACTGTCACTAAAAAGCAAACCTATGAAGATCTGCCAGACACCACCGCGATTTGTGAAAAAATCAAGGACGGTTTCAAGGAACGCATCGGCGGTTCTGTGACGGTGGAAGGATTTACTTATGAATATCAGGACAAAATTGTGGAACAGGCCGCCCGGGTGATTCAACACATGCAACCGCTGGATCTGATCAATCAACACCTGATGAAAGCGATGCAGGAACTGGGAGACCGGTTTGGCGCAGGAGAAGTTTCTTTGCCCCATCTGCTCAAATCCGCCGATGTCATGAAACATGTGATGGGGTTTCTGGAATCGTTCATGAAACGCAATACGGTTGGCGACGGAGGAATATCCTATAAAGGCACCATTGTTCTGGGAACTGTTTATCAGGATGTGCACAGCATCGGCAAAGATCTGGCAAAAACCTTATTCGAAAATTATGGCTACCGGGTTATTGATCTGGGCGTTCAGGTGCCGCTGGAAAAATTTATTGAAACCGCCCGTGAACATCAGGCGGACGCCATTGGCATGAGTGCGTTGCTGGTGCAAACATCCAATCACATGATCACGGTGTCACGCATGGTGCAGGAAGCCGGATTCTCCATTCCGTTGCTGATCGGTGGGGCACCGGTGAACCGGCGGCATGCAGGATATGTGGCTATGGCTGGACAGGAGGATCTCAAGGCCATCAAGCCCGATGTGTTTTATTGCGCTTCGGCCATGGATGGCGTCAATATAATCAAAGCCCTGCAATCCGCAGAAAAAGAACAGTTCATTGAAAAAAACCGTGAAGAACTGAAAACCTATTACGAACGTGCCCGCAAACAAAGTGAAAAGACAGAATCCCTGCTCAATACGCTTCCACGAAGAACCGTAGCCTTTGATAAATATCAGGCACCTCCAGTTAAATACGGGGTCACAGCCTGGCAATTGCCGTTGAGCAAATTGCCGCTGGACGAAAAAACGTTGTATGCGCTCAACTGGCGCCTTGGACGCAGGGATAGCTGGGAGAAAAAGGGGTTGACCCCGGAATCCGTTGACGCCATGAAACGAAAATGGATCACGTTGTGTGAAGCCAAACAATGGCTGGTTCCGCAGGGACACATCGGTTTGTTTCCCTGTCAGTCCGATGGTGACGAAGTGCTGGTGTATGCTCCCGAGGATCTCACACAGGAAATTGCCAGAATTGATTTCACCGTTGTACTGGGCAAAGGAAATCAGGATAAGTTTTCCGCGGCACAATTTTATCATCCTGTGAGTTCCGGCAAGTATGATGTGATCGGTTTTCAGATTTCTACAGGCGGAAATCTGGCAGAACAGCAAATTGAAACGTTCAAAGCGGAAGGCGACACCGAATCAGCCATGCTACTTCAGGGATTGTCCGACCGTGTGGCGGAAGACATGGCGGAATGGCTCCATGAAAAATTGCGGGAATTGACCAGCACCGTTCAAAGAACTGGCGCCCGTTATAGTCCCGGATACCCTGGTATCACCAATTTGCAGAACAACCGGACACTTTATCAGTTGATCCAGGCTGACAAACTCGGAATCCGACTGACTGATGCCCATGAATTCATTCCGACCGGAACCACCGGCGCCGTGGTGTGTTTTCATCCGGAAGCGGACTATTCCTGA
- a CDS encoding cytochrome c, translated as MKKTGFYKNLTKYCVSVGIIVWTIASCAPTGTDETAEYQTIDADTPVTFDILHDTVLKPLCVRCHDWANTETETRNYIYPGVADYSELYKVVTVGEPIMPPGGPELTVAQKELVSRYIEETAVK; from the coding sequence ATGAAAAAAACAGGATTTTATAAAAATTTGACAAAATATTGTGTCAGTGTGGGAATCATTGTTTGGACCATAGCGTCCTGTGCGCCTACAGGAACTGATGAAACCGCCGAATATCAGACCATTGACGCAGACACACCTGTGACCTTTGACATCCTGCATGATACCGTTTTAAAACCACTTTGCGTCCGTTGTCACGATTGGGCCAATACTGAAACTGAAACCAGAAACTATATCTATCCCGGAGTGGCGGATTATTCAGAATTGTATAAAGTGGTCACTGTAGGAGAACCGATTATGCCTCCTGGCGGCCCCGAACTGACTGTTGCGCAAAAAGAACTGGTTTCACGATATATTGAAGAAACTGCCGTAAAATAG
- a CDS encoding YceI family protein translates to MKIKISRHALSQSRLPFLFFLCMVTLSSLAFAEEMKLNSAIVFNVKTNLFAVQFDGNADPEKVLFELTLQTTESSLMISEVSVTIPLEALSTGIKVRDKHMKEKIFQTQDGQQPPILFKSQQNSCVVEIKGGDCTLNGELEIAGRNLPTAIPLHVEQTEGTWKASGQMVILLDAFQIKPPGYMGVKVNNAVTVQYEVW, encoded by the coding sequence ATGAAGATAAAGATTAGCCGTCATGCCCTGTCTCAGAGTAGACTTCCCTTTTTGTTTTTTTTATGCATGGTGACCTTGAGTTCGTTGGCATTTGCCGAGGAAATGAAACTCAATTCCGCCATCGTTTTTAACGTGAAGACCAACCTGTTCGCTGTTCAATTTGACGGGAATGCCGATCCGGAAAAAGTGCTGTTTGAGCTGACTCTGCAAACAACGGAATCCAGTTTGATGATTTCTGAGGTGTCAGTCACAATTCCTCTTGAGGCGTTATCCACTGGAATCAAAGTGCGGGACAAGCACATGAAAGAAAAAATATTTCAGACCCAGGATGGGCAACAACCGCCAATCCTGTTCAAGTCACAGCAGAATTCCTGTGTGGTTGAAATCAAGGGTGGTGACTGCACCCTCAATGGAGAACTTGAAATCGCAGGAAGAAATCTGCCCACAGCAATTCCACTGCATGTGGAACAAACAGAGGGAACATGGAAAGCTTCCGGACAAATGGTTATCCTGTTGGATGCCTTTCAGATCAAACCTCCGGGATATATGGGAGTAAAAGTTAATAACGCTGTGACAGTTCAATACGAGGTATGGTAG
- a CDS encoding ferric reductase-like transmembrane domain-containing protein translates to MKEITNILSREKWEVFYLLSTLSTLVIGLTAALQPFFLADVIVIPFEEEGTINAHLVVVTQMCSLGLNFLLGFAWSRRKRMASLFYGFVIAAFAALMIPFSKNIALTIGISGLTFFYMMRILVSMGADTLQLQLSTMGGDGTPDRKHPELLSNMIFMMILGSTIILAILMQIPTSVKNIELVMLLPFYVAVFGAFIVNNYMLSDSNEDESVPQPFKQAWELLSSDPRMQLCFASALYVRADMLAISVFLSLWTNSFADIVGISHAAAAGQAGLMLGYLGLIILLTMPLWRKYMDTHSRISAIGASLSITGIGFILLAMMVTNPFDWWTTLLPLTLVGIGQAGSLIGPKILAAELTPTHVLGSLQGLLYLISSMGVVMLVQSGGYYFDAVGPTAPFILIGASNMLIMFYAFWLVKSGMDERDDHTLIKRRKINLKPFVFMLSLLPLIWLIGRVLVGGVTLGSDIGQMPVGFINRYLGDWAFNFLLLSLSLRPVAKLTKVGALMQYSRMIGLYAFFYAFLHVLTYWSLEWVFNLNEIFTDIVERPFILLGVAAFIILVVLTVTSTKGWMKKLGGKKWKKLHKTVYLVNILVAFHFMFAATHENGEPLIYGFAVALLLGYRWWKRPQKNVKTVN, encoded by the coding sequence ATGAAAGAAATAACCAATATATTAAGCCGCGAAAAATGGGAGGTATTTTATCTTCTGTCAACGCTATCCACCCTGGTCATCGGCCTCACCGCCGCACTGCAACCCTTCTTTTTAGCGGATGTGATTGTTATCCCTTTTGAGGAGGAAGGCACCATCAATGCTCATCTGGTGGTTGTTACCCAAATGTGCAGTTTGGGGCTGAATTTTCTTCTGGGTTTCGCCTGGAGCCGCCGCAAAAGGATGGCTTCTCTGTTTTATGGCTTTGTTATCGCCGCATTTGCGGCCTTAATGATCCCTTTTAGCAAGAACATAGCCCTTACCATCGGTATTTCCGGCCTTACGTTTTTTTATATGATGCGCATTTTAGTTTCAATGGGAGCCGACACGCTCCAGTTACAACTCTCGACCATGGGAGGCGATGGGACCCCCGATAGAAAGCACCCGGAACTTCTATCCAACATGATTTTCATGATGATTCTGGGCAGCACCATCATCCTCGCAATTCTGATGCAGATTCCCACCTCGGTCAAAAATATTGAGCTTGTTATGCTCCTGCCATTTTATGTTGCCGTATTCGGGGCGTTTATTGTCAACAACTACATGCTTTCCGATTCAAATGAAGATGAGTCCGTCCCCCAACCCTTCAAACAGGCCTGGGAATTACTATCCAGTGACCCAAGGATGCAGCTTTGTTTCGCTTCCGCCCTGTATGTTCGGGCAGACATGCTGGCGATCAGCGTATTTCTCTCGTTATGGACAAATTCTTTTGCCGATATTGTTGGTATCTCACACGCGGCCGCGGCGGGACAAGCAGGATTGATGCTGGGTTATCTGGGGCTTATCATTCTGCTCACAATGCCCTTATGGCGCAAATACATGGATACGCATAGCCGTATTTCAGCCATAGGTGCCAGCCTGTCGATCACTGGAATCGGGTTCATTCTTTTAGCGATGATGGTGACAAATCCCTTCGACTGGTGGACAACGTTACTGCCGCTAACCCTGGTAGGTATCGGTCAGGCAGGCAGTCTGATTGGCCCCAAGATATTAGCCGCTGAACTCACCCCAACGCATGTTTTGGGATCATTACAGGGATTGTTATATCTGATCAGCTCCATGGGTGTTGTGATGCTGGTTCAAAGCGGTGGCTATTATTTTGACGCTGTTGGGCCAACCGCGCCGTTTATTTTAATTGGCGCAAGTAACATGCTGATCATGTTCTATGCGTTTTGGCTTGTTAAAAGCGGCATGGATGAACGCGATGATCATACCTTGATCAAACGGCGCAAAATTAATCTGAAGCCATTTGTTTTTATGCTGTCACTGCTGCCTCTCATCTGGTTGATTGGACGGGTTCTGGTCGGAGGTGTTACTCTGGGCAGTGACATCGGGCAGATGCCTGTCGGCTTTATCAACCGTTACCTGGGGGATTGGGCCTTTAATTTTCTGCTGTTATCCTTATCTTTACGCCCTGTAGCCAAATTGACTAAGGTGGGAGCGCTCATGCAGTATTCCCGCATGATTGGACTTTATGCTTTTTTCTATGCATTTCTGCATGTGTTAACTTATTGGTCGTTGGAGTGGGTCTTTAATTTGAATGAGATCTTTACCGATATTGTAGAACGCCCTTTCATTCTTCTGGGAGTGGCCGCGTTTATCATTCTGGTTGTTTTAACAGTGACATCAACAAAAGGCTGGATGAAAAAACTTGGTGGTAAAAAATGGAAAAAGCTTCACAAAACTGTTTATCTTGTGAATATATTGGTAGCTTTTCATTTTATGTTTGCCGCAACCCATGAAAATGGAGAACCTCTCATCTATGGATTTGCGGTAGCGTTACTGCTTGGCTATCGGTGGTGGAAGAGGCCCCAAAAAAATGTAAAAACTGTTAATTAA
- a CDS encoding LysR family transcriptional regulator: MTIDQLRGLMAVVEKGSFQAASEGLYRSRSAISISIKNLEDDLGFSIFSRAHSGPVLTIQGKAFYEKARQSLEAIDKLEDFAKYLQTGAEAEITMVVDSLCPLAGVMTILHLFQTSHPSLKIKLRIENNKHIPELLLNQKTDFALTYLSQSNPLLESLKWVTIELIPVATPAFPLSHANDEIGIEELQPYVMVLVNQTLEDYVAAYQQQLTTWMVNDLYAQKQILISALGWGIMPTHFIQNELAIGSLVPLKLKNFQKPSFDISLLRKAGEPMGPIAQEIWTTFQ, from the coding sequence ATGACAATTGACCAACTGAGAGGATTGATGGCTGTGGTGGAAAAAGGTAGTTTTCAGGCAGCGTCTGAAGGCCTTTACCGCTCACGGTCAGCCATCAGTATTTCAATCAAGAATCTGGAGGATGATTTAGGTTTTTCAATTTTTTCGAGAGCTCACTCAGGTCCCGTTCTGACTATTCAGGGTAAAGCCTTTTATGAAAAAGCCAGGCAATCTCTTGAGGCGATTGATAAGCTGGAAGATTTTGCGAAATATCTTCAAACCGGAGCTGAAGCTGAAATAACCATGGTGGTGGATTCATTGTGTCCACTTGCGGGAGTCATGACCATTCTGCATTTATTTCAGACCAGTCACCCCTCCCTCAAAATCAAACTCCGTATTGAGAACAACAAGCATATTCCTGAACTCCTGCTGAATCAAAAAACTGATTTTGCCCTGACGTATCTGAGTCAGTCCAACCCGCTTCTGGAATCGCTCAAATGGGTGACAATTGAGTTGATTCCTGTTGCCACACCGGCCTTTCCTCTCTCACATGCCAACGATGAAATAGGAATAGAGGAATTACAACCCTATGTGATGGTTCTGGTCAATCAAACTCTGGAAGATTACGTAGCCGCCTACCAACAGCAATTGACTACATGGATGGTCAATGACTTGTATGCGCAGAAACAAATCCTGATTTCAGCCTTGGGATGGGGCATCATGCCCACCCATTTTATTCAGAATGAACTCGCCATTGGAAGCCTGGTGCCGCTCAAACTGAAAAATTTTCAGAAGCCCTCATTTGATATTTCCCTGCTTCGCAAAGCCGGTGAACCCATGGGACCTATAGCCCAGGAAATCTGGACTACCTTCCAATAA
- a CDS encoding heme-binding domain-containing protein, with protein MKQKIIFIAVTVIVAVWGISLVAAKIMVPEHNPPEHYAGMILGTEADKILVDSCFDCHSNQSNWPWYSYMPVVSALVAHDVEEGRKELNFSLWDKMTEQKRLKKMDKALEEVMGGEMPLTPYVWMHANAEITPDKIAVLRAAAQEKLGLVVNEFADKDEEGDEDEDKD; from the coding sequence ATGAAACAAAAAATTATATTTATCGCGGTAACAGTAATCGTCGCAGTATGGGGCATCAGCCTGGTAGCGGCAAAAATAATGGTGCCAGAGCATAATCCGCCTGAACATTATGCGGGAATGATCCTTGGCACAGAAGCAGATAAAATTCTGGTTGACTCCTGCTTTGACTGTCATAGCAACCAATCAAACTGGCCCTGGTACAGTTACATGCCGGTGGTTTCAGCACTGGTTGCGCATGATGTGGAAGAAGGACGCAAAGAACTGAATTTTTCCCTGTGGGATAAAATGACTGAACAGAAACGTCTCAAAAAAATGGATAAGGCCCTGGAAGAAGTCATGGGTGGTGAAATGCCCCTGACGCCTTACGTCTGGATGCACGCCAACGCAGAAATAACCCCTGATAAAATCGCGGTATTGCGTGCTGCGGCTCAGGAAAAACTGGGGCTTGTTGTGAATGAATTCGCAGACAAAGACGAGGAGGGAGACGAGGATGAAGATAAAGATTAG